The following proteins come from a genomic window of Acinonyx jubatus isolate Ajub_Pintada_27869175 chromosome C1, VMU_Ajub_asm_v1.0, whole genome shotgun sequence:
- the CC1H1orf232 gene encoding uncharacterized protein C1orf232 homolog → MNQAFWKTYKSKVLQTLSGESEEDLAEERGNPALVDSEPAEPTEEAFHPMSQLARRVQGVGVKGWLTMSSLFNKEDEDKLLPPEPCADHPLAAKSPSQAVAAAEAEPRGSGFWDTFASRWQQQQAAAASILRGAEPTREPDPEAGDEAAEEAAERPEPGEADTVAGFKWGFLTHKLAEMRVKAAPKGD, encoded by the exons ATGAACCAGGCCTTCTGGAAAACCTACAAGTCCAAAGTGTTACAGACCCTCAGTGGGGAATCTGAGGAAGACCTGGCAGAGGAG AGAGGGAACCCAGCGTTAGTGGACTCTGAGCCGGCAGAACCTACCGAAGAGGCTTTCCATCCCATGTCCCAGTTGGCCCGCCGG GTTCAGGGGGTCGGGGTGAAAGGTTGGCTGACAATGTCGTCTCTGTTTAACAAAGAAGATGAGGACAAGCTGCTGCCACCGGAGCCCTGTGCCGACCA CCCGCTGGCGGCGAAGTCTCCCTCGCAGGCGGTGGCCGCGGCGGAGGCGGAGCCGCGAGGGTCCGGATTCTGGGACACGTTcgccagcaggtggcagcagcagcaggcggCCGCGGCGTCAATACTGCGCGGCGCCGAACCCACCCGGGAGCCGGACCCCGAAGCCGGGGACGAGGCCGCGGAGGAGGCCGCCGAGCGCCCGGAGCCTGGGGAGGCCGACACTGTGGCCGGCTTCAAGTGGGGCTTCCTCACCCACAAACTGGCCGAGATGAGGGTGAAGGCTGCGCCCAAGGGTGACTAG
- the ZNF593 gene encoding zinc finger protein 593 codes for MGRSRRTGAHRAHSLARQMKAKRRQPDLDEIHRELRPQVPARSRPDLGSEPDPDLPGGGLHRCLACARYFVDSTTLKTHFRSKDHKKRLKQLSVEPYSQEEAERAAGMGSYVPPQRLAVPTEVSTEAPEMDTSP; via the exons ATGGGTCGCTCCCGTCGGACGGGTGCTCACCGAGCCCACTCCCTGGCCCGCCAGATGAAGGCGAAGCGGCGGCAGCCGGACCTGGACGAAATTCACCGCGAGCTGCGGCCCCAGGTTCCCGCACGGTCTCGTCCAGACCTGGGCTCCGAGCCCGACCCCGACCTGCCAGGGGGCGGCCTGCATCGCTGTCTGGCCTGCGC GAGGTACTTCGTCGATTCCACCACCCTGAAGACCCACTTCCGATCCAAAGACCACAAGAAGAG GCTAAAGCAGCTGAGCGTGGAGCCCTACAGTCAGGAGGAGGCCGAAAGGGCAGCGGGTATGGGCTCTTATGTGCCCCCCCAGCGGCTGGCCGTGCCCACAGAAGTATCCACTGAGGCCCCCGAGATGGACACATCTCCCTGA
- the ZNF593OS gene encoding putative transmembrane protein ZNF593OS, translating to MRFRRLTPGYFRVLQMQIAGELKAEPRSPLAGVVATLLAVLGLGGSCYAVWKMVGQRRPPQA from the exons ATGAGATTTCGACGCCTGACCCCTGGCTACTTCCGGGTGCTACAG ATGCAGATAGCTGGGGAGCTCAAAGCAGAGCCCCGGAGTCCACTGGCCGGGGTAGTGGCTACACTGCTGGCTGTCCTTGGACTGGGTGGCTCCTGCTATGCTGTCTGGAAGATGGTGGGGCAGCGGCGGCCGCCACAGGCCTGA